GTTTTTCATATATGGTTTTCATGGTGTCTGCTTCAAATACAACACAGCCGTTAAAGCCGATGCCGTAAAAACCTTTTTCTGCAAGACCTGCATTTTTAGCGTAAGGCTCTATGGAAGCAGGCGACCTGCCTGAGCAGATTAAAACCTTCATACCTTCTTTAACTGCCTGAGAAATGGCCTCTTTATTGCCTTTCGTTATTTCATGAAAATCGTTATTTAATGTTCCGTCTAAATCTGTAGCCAATATCTTGTATTTCATTTTTTTCTCCCTCATTATGCTAAAATTCGTTTTTGTTTTAAAATATATATAAATTGGGCAGTATTTTAATAAGTAAAACGCCGATTTTTCCTGTTTCGCCTATGATGCTTCGGCTTTTGTTTCATTGCAATAGCAATATAAGTACAAGTTTTGTCTATATAGTTCTATTTGTAAAATGTATACTTATTAAAATGTATACTTATTAAAATGAAAAAGTCTTTTTTTCAGTTTAATAAGTATCGCTTCAGCTAAAGTAAATAAACAGGGGCTTTTTCAAATTAATTTACTTTATTTGTAAACAAAATCAACTAAAGTTTAATTTTATTCATACCATAACATAGTATCATAAAACCGCTTTCTTATCTATGAAAAATACATTACGAAACACCTCAAAATGTTAACTTTTTATGTCGGTATCAAAAATCACTTGAAAAATACGCCATGAAACGTTAAACTATAAAAGCTACACTATAATCAGGTTTTCTATATTAAAATATTTATGTATTATATTTACACAAAGGAGATCACTATGAAAAAAATAATTCCTTTAATTCTTGCATCCTGTCTTGCTTTAAGCATGGCCGCATGCAACGGACAGCCTAAAATGGGCGTTGGAGATAAGGTGCTTGCAACAAGCGGAGATGAAAAAATCATGCTTAGAGATTTTCTCTATACCCTCGGCATGACAAAAAGCTATAACGAATACTTTATGATGCAAAGCTTCGGCATGACGGAAGAAGACATGGCCGAATACTGGAACACTGAAACAGAAGACGGTCAAACCCTTGCAGACGATTTGAAAAACTATACCCTTGAATCTATGAAAGAAGTAGCCACATTTGCAAAGCTTGCAAAAGACGAAGGGTTAAAATATAGTGACAGCGATATTAAAGAGCTTAAAGAAACCCTTGACAATGCCGTATTAAGCCTTGCTTCAAAGGAAAAAACCGGCGAAAGAGCCTTCTATGAAAAATACTTCGTTACTGTTGACGAGGCCATGGAAGCTGAAAAGATAATATCTGCTGCAAACCAATATAAAAATAAAATTAAAGACGCTATTGAAGTTTCAGATGACGAAATAACTGCTTACTACGATGAAAACAAAGAAACCTTTGAAGAAGTTACCGTAGCCCATATTCTTGTTAAATTCCCTGAAAACGCTCTTGACGCTGACAAGGCCGAAACAAAGGCCAAAGCCGAAGGCATTCTTGAAAGAGTAAAAGCCGGTGAAGACTTTGGTACTCTTGCAGCAGAGCTTTCAGAAGACGACGGTTCTAAAGATAATAACGGGGAATACACCGTTACAAGAAGCACTAATTTCGTACCTGAATTTCTTGATTGGGCCTTTAGCTCTTCCGACGGAGACTTAGGCATTATTGAAACAACTTATGGCTACCACGTAATGAAATTCGTTAAAGCAACACCTTTTGAAGATTTAAAAGAAAAAGTAAAATCTTCTATCGTAGATACGAAGTTTCAGGAAGAAATAGAGAAAGTTGCCTCTGAAAACAAGCTTGAATGGACTGTTGATGAGGAAATGCTGAAGTCTGTTGTCGTTCAGCCTGCAACAGAAGCCCCTGCCGCTTCCGAAGAACCTGCATCTGAAAGCCCAGCCGCTTCCGAAGAACCTGCATCTGAAAGCCCGGCCGCTTCCGAACAGCCTTCTGAAACTGCAAAGCCTTAAATATAATGAATCTGCGCCTTAAGCCATATGGTTTAAGGCGCTTTTTTATTGCTGATTAAAGGCAAATGCAAATAAAACAGCAACTGTTTTCCCATCGTATAGAGCAACCCTCTTTAGAAGTTTTCCTCTGGTAAACTCCCAAATCCTGTGCCTGCATCACCCCTGAATTAGATAACACCATTTAATATGCATATGATTATCATTATGAAAATATAAAACAAATGTTTGCATTTAAACCGAAAGTATGTTAGTATTAATTTGCGGTTATACTATGCTCGAATTAAAGTAAAACAGTAGCGCTGTAAATTTGCTTTTCCCTGATTTTATGCTTTCGTGGGGCCCGTTACTTTCTGCGGAAGAAAAGCAAATTTACTATATATTGACCGCAATTTTATTTAAAGAGTGATACCTATGGATATAGCCAAAAAACTTGAAGTTCTTACAGATGCCGCAAAGTATGACGTTGCCTGCACTTCCAGCGGTTCCTCAAGAAAGGGCAATAAGGGGAGCCTTGGAAGCACAGAAGCCTGCGGCATATGCCACAGCTTTTCAGCAGACGGAAGATGCATCTCCCTTTTAAAAATACTGCTTACCAACAGCTGTATTTATGACTGTAAATACTGCGTAAACAGAAGATCCAACGATGTGCCGAGAGCCGCTTTCACCCCTGATGAAATAGCGGAGCTTACGATGAATTTCTACAGAAGAAACTATATCGAAGGGCTTTTTTTAAGCTCTGCCATCATTAAAAACCCGGATTATACCATGGAGCTTCTTTACGAAACCCTTCATCTTGTGAGAAATAAATATAATTTCAACGGCTACATTCATGTGAAGGCCATTCCCGGAGCCGATAAGGATATTATCTTCCGTACCGGTCTTCTTGCCGACAGAATGAGCGTAAATATAGAGCTTCCCTCTGAAAAAAGCCTTGAAACCTTTGCGCCGGATAAGAAAAAGCAGGCGATTCTTACCCCCATGGCAAGCCTTAAAGGGGCAATAACACAAAACAAAAACGAAATTACCCTTTATAAAAACGCGCCTAAATTCGTTCCTGCCGGCCAAAGCACTCAGATGATTATCGGGGCTTCTCCTGAATCAGATAAAAAAATAATAAGGCTTGCAGAAAGCCTATACCATAAATATGAGCTTCGAAGAGTATTCTACTCGGCTTATATGCCTGTAAAAAACACCCATAAGCTTCTGCCTACAAACGACGCCCCTCTTTTAAGGGAACACAGAATTTATCAGGCCGATTGGCTTATGCGGTTTTACGGCTTTTCATCGGGAGAAATCCTTGAAAATGAAGATGATAATTTAGACCTTTCCATGGACCCTAAATGCAATTGGGCCATAAGAAATTTACATCTTTTCCCTATAGAAGTAAATAAAGCCCCCTTTGAAATGCTTTTAAGAATCCCCGGTGTCGGAGTAACAGGGGCAAAGCGTATATTTGACGCAAGGAAAACTGCAAAACTTGATTTCTATAATCTTAAAAAGCTGGGAATCGTATTGAAAAGAGCCAAATACTTTATTACCTGTGACGGCAAAATGATGGAAAAAACACCTTTTATTCCGGAATACCTTAAAATACGGCTTACGGAAAACGGCATCAGCGAAGGCTATGCTCAATTAAGCCTTTTTGACAATAAGCCTCTTATAGAAAAAAAGGAGGACGTAAAATGTCTGGCGGGTTAGGTCTTACAGGGGTATTCGACGGTACCTTTGACGGCCTTTTATGTATTGTTTATTCTTATTATTACGATAAAAATGATTTTACAGATATAGAATCTATAGAACATTTTCAGCAGTCTCTTGCGCCTCATATTTATATTGCCACAGATTATGAAAAAGCCGTTAAGGTCCAAAGCGCCATTGCAAAGAAAATCTCCCCCAAGGCAGAATATTACGCTCATAACGCATTTCTTTCCTATGAGGAAGACAGATTTACAGCCATCTATCATTATATTTTAAAGGGTTTTAAAGAAGGCCGGAGAATAGATGAAATGCTTTCCGATAAGGACGTTTTCAAAGTTCAGTCCCTTGCTAAAAACGTGGGACGGGAAGCCCATCTTCTTACAGGATTCTGCCGCTTTGCAAAAACCGAAGGAGGCATCTATTACAGCGTAATCACGCCGAAATGCCGCGTTCTCCCTATATTAAGCGAGCATTTTTCAGACAGGCTTAAAAACCAGCCCTGGATTATCCATGATAAGACTCATCACATGGCGTCTATATATGACTGCGAAGATTATATCATCACCTCCGTACCTGAAAACGCAAATATAGAACTATCGGAAAATGAAGAGCTGTATAAAAACTTGTGGAAAATATTCCATAAAACCATTGCCATAGAAGAACGCAAAAATTACAAATGCCAAAGAACCATGCTCCCCTTATGGTATCGGAAAAACATGGTGGAGTTTGAGGAATAAAAGAAGGCTCAGGCCTTCTTTTATTTTATTCATATAATAGAGAACCGGGCGGATGCAGTTCAAAAATATCTTAAGACTTAGTAAGTGGCAGTTCGAATTATTTTGCAGTCCAAATTTTTTGATTATCAAGCCACGAAATTTGAAAACACCCAATACAAAAGAAAAATTACCCCTAATAAAATTATAACCACTGGCAGAAGAACAGAAAAAACAGCGATAAATATGGCTACCTTATCCCCCTTCTCAAGAGGGAGCCTTTCCTCTTTATGCTCCTCTGTTTCTTTGGGCATATCAAACTTCCATAAATTTTTAAAAAACATAAAACAATCGGCCTCCTTGTTAATTTTATTTCAAATATAGTCGTTCTCTAATATTGATTATCATAGAATTTCTTCTATAAATAGTATATTTTTATAATTAAAAGCCCTACTTTACTTTCAACTCCCATAAAAGCAGTATACCATAATCGAAGGTTTTACTCATACATTTCATCTTATTCATATTTTACGGTTCAATTTATCCTTATTATGCTATATAATTAGGGTGTGTTCCCACGAATCTAAGCAAGCATCTAAAAAGGCGCTATTACGCCATACTATGTCAGCGTTTCCCAGGGCGTGTCTGAAAACACCAAACTCTAGGCTATTATGCCATAAAAACGTGACTTCCTCATCGGAAATACTCAAAATAGCACCGCTATTTCTGCGTTTTTCTCTTCGAATTCACATTTTCTTGCAAACAATACTTTTTCAGCTTGCAAGCTGAAAAATGTATCTCTGCTGTAAAATGATAAATAAACTTTAGTTTATTTATCATTCTTGTCGGTTTGACCGTTTTCAGACACTGCCTAGCAGACTCCTTCCAGTATGCGTCGTCAACAGAATACAAACGCATGGAGCGTTTGTATTTGTTTGGCTAAATACCGCCCATTTTATCTGCATATTAATATAGTGGGATGGGAACGCGCCCTAAAAGAAATAAAATATAGATTTGCTTTGCAAATCTATTCGGGTACTCCCTAAGTTCGTGACTTTTTATATTAATTAAAGAAGGGTGGTTTTTATGAAGGCTGTAGACCAAAAGAACAAGGAAATATTTGAAGACTATATCCGCCGCATTATGGAAGCCTATGAGGCTACGGGTGTGGCCGTATCCATTGTCGATAAGGATGGCTCCTCATTGTATGAAAACTATTTCGGGTACAGAGATAAGGAGAATGCACTTCCTATCAATGAAGATACCCTATTCGGCCTTGCTTCCGTTACCAAATCTTTTACATGCCTTGCCATCATGCAGCTTCATGAAAAAGGCATCATAGACATTCATGCCCCTGTTAAGGATTACATACCCGAATTTAAAAATGAAAATCAGGAAACTATTAAGGTTTGGCATCTCATGAGCCATACAGCGGGATTTTTCCCTTTAAAAAGAATATTAATTAAAGAAGTTGCCGAGGAAATCGGTATTGACGACAGTAAGGAAGACTACGCCTACAGCGAAGCCCTTGCCATAGAAGGGGTTAAAAGAGTCGCAGAAAGAATGGACAAGCAAATAAATCACACCGGCCTGCCCGGGGAATACCTTTCTTACTCAAACGATGGATATGCCCTTTTATCGGATATTATAAGAAGATACGGCGGTGAAAAATCCTATGCCGAATATCTCAATAAAAATATCCTTAAGCCTTTAAGCATGGATAGAAGCTCCTGCGAGTTTGCGGCACCTGCTGCCGATGAAAATGCTTCTGCCCTTTATTTCCATGAAAAGAGTGTCCTTACGGCAAGCAGAGACTTCACCAATAATGCCTTCGTTCTTATGGGGGGCGGCGCAATGAAGTCCACCCTTTCCGATTTGAAAAAATATGTCGCCATGTATATCAATAACGGTCTTTCTGCAGAAGGCAAACGAGTTCTCGGAGAAGAAAAAATAAGAGAACTATCAAAGCCCAAGCTTTATTACAAGCCCTTCAGCTATTACGGCTTCGGCCTTGCAACAAAATATATTGATGATATTTCCGTTTCTGAGCATGGGGGAAGCCTGCCCGGTGTTTCTTCAAACATCTCCTTTTCACCGGATATTGAAAAGGGTGTAATTGTTCTTTGCAATACATCAAATGTTCCGGTTTATCTCATAGCAGATGCTGCCATGAGGCTTATAAACGGAAAGCACCCTATCCCTGAAGATATTTATAAGCAAACATGCTGGTCAAAAGAAATGATAGCAATGGCTAAGGGCACCTATGATTCAGGAGAAGGAAGCGTCATAGAAGTTTACGAAAAAGAAGATACCGTAGGCATAAAAATAAACGGAGAAGAAAAAGAAACAGAAACCGTTCAGCCTCACATGCTTCTTGTAAAATCAAAGCTTTCCGGCTCTCCTTTAAGCCTGCTTATAAAGGATAAAAAAGTATGGGCCATACGCTTTGGCGGAAGAATCATACCAAAGGCAGAGTAAGAGAAAACAGTTTTTTTCTTCCTTTTTTATAAGAATAGTAAGTTTAAAGTCAGATAGTAGCAAAACCATATATTCATGAAGGCTCAAAAATGTACCGTTTCCGAAGGAAATCCGTGTTTTTGAGCCTGCAGGGAATAGGCTTTTGCTGCTTCTGCATAATAAATTTACTAAAACCAATGCTTTTATCAGCCTAAAAAAGACCGCTATGCGGTCTTTTTTTGCTATGCGGTCTTTTTTCTTATTTTACAGTAAAATAGCTTTATACTCGAATAAAAGTAAAACAATAGCATTGTAAATTTGCCTTTCCTTGATTTCATACCTTCTTGGAGCCCGTTATGTACTGCGGAAGAAAAGCAAATTTACTATAAGGTATAGGCAATTTCATTTTAAGCCGTAACAAAACAAGTTATAGTAAATTTCATCTAAAGAAGCAGCAAAAGCCTGTGTGAATATACGACTTTGCTGCTGTTTCACTTTAAATTTACTATATCTTGTGGAATCTTTCATTCAAATAAAATGAAATTGTTTCACTCCGCTTTAAGTTGAAATTTACTATAGCAAAAACCTATTTTTCATAAACGGCTTAATATAATAGAAGCGCTTATATTAAGTTATTCATAGTCAATAAAGATGAAAATATCTTTGTTGATTATAAAAGAACGTTCGCCTAGCTTCCCTGTAAGTGTTTTCAGGTTTACTAAGTATAAAAAATACGGTTTTTGTTACTGTAATCAAATTATTTTACTATACGTTACTTTGTATATGTAATTAATGCAAGCAATTGAAGTTCTTCTTCTCCATGGCACCATACGCCGTGGCTTTCACCGTCTCCGCAGAAGGCTACGTCCCCTGCTTTAAGGATTACTTCTTCGCCGTTATCGTTGTAAAGGGCCTCGCCTTTCAAGATATAATAGGCTTCCTGCTCGCCTTCATGCTTATGTATGCCGATGCCGGTTCCCGGGGATAAAGCATTGATTCCAAAAACCCTGCCTGCACCGGAAAGCTCCTCTGCGCTAAGTAAATTAAATGTTTTAACTACGCCCCCTGCGCCGAATAAATTCGGCCTTTCTATAAAGCCTATGTTGTCTTTTCTTCTTATCATTCTGTCTTCCCCCTTATTTTTATCAGAAACCCAAAGGCCTATGGCCTTGGATTCCTTGCTTCTATTATATTTGTAAATATGATTTGTGTCTGAGTCTTCCCAAACTTTTGAAGCTTTCCTACGAAGTCGTAAAGCTTTGACGAGCTGTCAAAACATACCTTCATAAGCATGGAATAAGCCCCGGCTATATGGTAGCATTCAAGAACGCTGGGGTTTTCCGAAATGAAGTCTACAAACTTTTCCTTCTGTTCCGGCTCCATGGTAAGCTCAATATACGCAACAAAAGAATAGCCGAGCTTTTCAAGGTCAAGCCGTAGGCTGTAGCCCTTGATAACACCGCTTTTTTCAAGCTTTTCTATCCTAGATGAAACTGCCGGCGGAGATAAAAATACCTTTTTAGAAAGTTCATGAAGAGAAATTCTCGAATTATCCGCCAATAAAGACACAAGCCTTCTATCTATGTCATCCATTTGACACCTCTGGAAAATACGGCAAATAAATAAGAAAGGGCAATTGGCTTTTCTATGAAAAGCCCCTTTGAATACTTATCCGCCATGCAATATTGATACACCATAATTATAATCATAAAAGCATGAAAAGGCAATAAGAACCCTTTATTCCTACGGGATAAACGAAAGAAAGCATTTATCCCGCCGACAGAATAAATTTTTGGCAGGATATCCCAGGAAGATTTACAAGATACTTAAGGAAACTTTGCAAACCCTGCATTTTGAGTGAAATATATTCCATTAAAATAATTAAATTCTACGCTGTCAAAAGAAATTTTGTTTTTCGGTATCTTCTCATGTGCTGTTCTCCTCATCAGGCACATGTATACAAAAAGCAATTTAATAATCAAAAGTTAAAGCCCCTAAAAATTTATTAAAATAAACCTAGAACCTTTAAAAATTTCTAAACTTCGGAAATGGCTCAGGTCTATTTACTAAAGATTGTTAAAATGTTATCGTATAGCCATAAAGAATTGTTTATAAACTGCTTAGTATTAATTATGAAAGGTTGATAATAAATGAGCAATACGAAAAGGCTTGAATCAGACTCCATAGGAACTCTCGAAATACCAAAGGAAGCTTATTACGGCGTTCAAAGCTTAAGAGCAAAAGAAAACTTCCATATTACCGGCAGAAGAATGAATCCGCTTATGATTGTAAGCCTTGCGGAAATCAAAAAGGCTGCCGCCATAGCCAATGAAGAAGCCGGTCTTCTTGACGAAAAAATAGCAAAGGCAATGATACAGGCCTGTGATGAAATCATCGAAGGAAAACTCCATGAAGAATTTATTATAGACCCTATTCAAGGGGGCGCAGGAACCTCTGCCAACATGAATGCAAACGAAGTTGTAGCCAACAGGGCAATTGAAATCTTAGGGGGCGAAAAAGGAGATTATTCCATCGTTCACCCTAATGACCACGTAAACATGGCCCAGTCAACAAATGATGTTTATCCCACTGCCGGAAAGCTTACGGTTTTAAAGCTTATACCAAGGCTTTTAGATGAGCTTCACAGATTAAGCGACGCCCTTCACGAAAAAGCGGAAGAGTTTGACGACGTAATCAAAATGGGCCGTACCCAGCTTCAGGACGCTGTTCCCATTCGTTTAGGACAGAGCTTCCAGTGCTACAGCCTTGCAATCGCAAGAGATATCAAAAGAATAGATAAGGTTTTAAACGAGCTTCGTGCCATAAACATGGGGGGTACAGCCATCGGTACGGCATTAAACGCCTGCCCTGAATACCTTGAAACCATCGTTGGCAGACTGAAAGAGGTTACAGGCATTGAAATCGTTCACGCAGGAAACCTTATAGATTCTACGCAAAACCTTGACGGCCTTGTAAACATTTCAGGAACAATGAAGGTATGCGCCGTAAACCTTTCAAAAATGGGGAACGACTTAAGGCTTCTTTCCTCCGGCCCAAGAACAGGCTTTAACGAAATCAACCTTCCTGCAAAGCAAAACGGTTCTTCCATCATGCCAGGCAAGGTAAACCCTGTTATTCCCGAAGTTGTAAGCCAGGTTGCCTTTAACGTTATCGGAAACGATATGACCATAACCATGGCTGCGGAAGCAGGCCAAATGGAACTGAATGCTTTTGAGCCTGTAATTTTCTATAATATGTTTGAACAGATTATAACTCTTACCGGCGCCGTAAGAACATTCACCGATAACTGCATTAAAGGCATCACCGCCAACCGAGAAAGATGCAAGGCCCTCGTTGAAGGAAGCGTAGGCATCATCACCGCCATCTGCCCATACATTGGATACAAGAAGGCGGCGGACATTGCCAAAACCTCTCTTAAAACCAACGAGCCTGTAAGAGACCTTATTTTAAAGGAAAAGCTTCTCACGGAAGAACAGCTGAATAAGCTCCTCGACCCCTATGCTATGACAAATCCCGGCGGAAGTGTTATAGATATGATAAGCACTGCAAAATAGTATTTATTAAAAAGGCTTGCTTAATGCAAGCCTTTTATTGCTTTAGGCCGTATTTTTCTTTATACTTTAAAAGTATATGATAATTACTGTATATTATCCAAAAAAGATATCATGAATTTAAAATTAAACAGGAACAAAACCGTATATTCATAAGAGTTTAAAATATACCGTTTCCTGGGGAAGTCTGTGTTTTTATACGAAGTAAACTTGGAAAAGGATACAGGCTTACGCCTGTAAATCTTTTTAAGTGAGGGGGGTTTTTATGGTTATCAAACTTGTTTTTTGTTTGATAATGAGGAATCTCTAGTGAACAGATTTTTGCTGCTTCTTTATGAGAAGTTACTTTACCATGAAACAAATTTCTTTATTCTTATTCATACCTATAGCAAAACAAAAACCTATTTTTCATAAACAGCTTAAAATAGCGATTCTATATTTTAATAAAAATACTTACACTTTTTTAAAATTTGTGATAGAATATATATTATAGGAAATTGCGTAAGTATAGCTTATATGCTATACATTTTATAATAATTTTTACGGAGGTCTATTATGGATTACAAAGCATTAGCAGTTGAAGCCCACAAAAAATGGAGAGGTAAAATTTCCATCGAGCCTAAAATGGAATTGAACACCCCTCAGGAACTTGCCGTAGCTTATACCCCCGGCGTTGCAGAGCCTTGCCTTCTGATTGAAAAGGACGAGAGCCTTTCTTTTGAGCTTACAGGAAGAGCAAATACTGTTGCTGTCATCACGGACGGAACCGCAGTTTTAGGCTTAGGCGATATCGGCCCTGCCGCAGGTATGCCCGTTATGGAAGGAAAATGCGTTCTTTTCAAAGCCTTTGGCGGCGTTGACGCAATCCCTCTTTGCATCGATTCAAAAGATACTGATGATATTGTAAAGACAATCAAGCTTCTTTCCAAAAGCTTCGGCGGCATCAATTTAGAAGACATCGCGGCCCCAAGATGCTTTGAAATAGAAAAAAGATTAAAAGAAGACCCTGAAATCAATATCCCCATATTCCACGACGACCAGCACGGTACTGCCATCGTAACCGTTGCAGGCCTTGAAAACGCAGTGAAGCTTGTAGGCAAGAAAAAAGAAGAGACAAAGACGGTTATCTCAGGCGCAGGCGCCGCAGGTATCGCCATTGCAAAGCTTATGATGAGCGCAGGCTATAAAAACATCGTTCTCTGCAACTCCAAGGGCATCGTTTCCAGAGACAGAGAATATCCGGAAGGCGACCTTAAAGAAATGTCTAAAATCACAAATCCTGAAAACCTTTCCGGCTCTCTTGCAGATGCTTTAAAGGGCGCAGATATCTTCGTAGGCGTTTCCAAAGGAAACATTGTAACAAAAGAAATGGCTCAGTCCATGAATAAAGACGCTATCGTATTTGCCATGGCGAACCCGATTCCTGAAATTATGCCTGATGTTGCAAAGGAAGCAGGCGTAGCCGTTATGGCAACAGGAAGAAGCGACTTCCCTAACCAGATTAATAACGTGCTTGTATTCCCCGGCGTTTTCCGCGGAGCCTTCGACGCAGGCGCAACAGACATCAACGACGAAATGAAGCTTGCCTGTGCTTATGCCATAGCCTCCTTAATCGGCGACAGTGAAAGAACAGCAGAATATATTATCCCCGGCGTTTTCGATAAAAGAGTAGGCGAAACCGTGGCGAAGGCAGTTCGTGAAGCCGCAGTTAAAACAGGGGTTATCCGTAAGTAATATTTATAAAAACCTACAGAAAAGCATCAGTTTCGGCGGCTAAAGCCTGTGATGATAACTTTTCTTAATAACATGATGAAATGCCAAATATTCTTAAAAAGAATATTTGGCATTTTTATTTTTCTGTTTATAGTAAATTTAGTGTTAAACAGTAACAAAACCGTATATTCATAGAGACTTAAAAATGTACCGTTTCCGGAGGAAATTCGTATCTTTGCGTCTCTTAATGAATCAGTTTTTGTTACTGCTTTATAAAAAATTCACTATATTTTTCGATAGTCAGTTTTTACATTTGATGCTTATTGGCAGGTTGCTGCAAACGGTATGAACATCGTCTCCAGAAATATAGGCAAATAAAAAGCTGCCTGTAAAAAAAGAGCGGTTTTATCAAAAATCAAATAATTTATTTACCGGAATATTCAAGGCCTTTGCAATATTGAAAATCACATCAAGAGACATGGCACAATCGCTATTTTCAATACGGGACATATGAGTTCGGCTTATATCAATTTTGTCGGCAAGCTGTATTTGGGATAAGCCCTGCTCTTTCCGATAATATGCAATATTTAATCCAAGCTTCTTATATTCTTCATGATACCGCCGTTTCATACGCTATATTACCTCCCCATATAGCATATGACATTTTTGGTTTTAATACGACAA
This is a stretch of genomic DNA from Anaeropeptidivorans aminofermentans. It encodes these proteins:
- a CDS encoding peptidylprolyl isomerase: MKKIIPLILASCLALSMAACNGQPKMGVGDKVLATSGDEKIMLRDFLYTLGMTKSYNEYFMMQSFGMTEEDMAEYWNTETEDGQTLADDLKNYTLESMKEVATFAKLAKDEGLKYSDSDIKELKETLDNAVLSLASKEKTGERAFYEKYFVTVDEAMEAEKIISAANQYKNKIKDAIEVSDDEITAYYDENKETFEEVTVAHILVKFPENALDADKAETKAKAEGILERVKAGEDFGTLAAELSEDDGSKDNNGEYTVTRSTNFVPEFLDWAFSSSDGDLGIIETTYGYHVMKFVKATPFEDLKEKVKSSIVDTKFQEEIEKVASENKLEWTVDEEMLKSVVVQPATEAPAASEEPASESPAASEEPASESPAASEQPSETAKP
- a CDS encoding putative DNA modification/repair radical SAM protein, with the protein product MDIAKKLEVLTDAAKYDVACTSSGSSRKGNKGSLGSTEACGICHSFSADGRCISLLKILLTNSCIYDCKYCVNRRSNDVPRAAFTPDEIAELTMNFYRRNYIEGLFLSSAIIKNPDYTMELLYETLHLVRNKYNFNGYIHVKAIPGADKDIIFRTGLLADRMSVNIELPSEKSLETFAPDKKKQAILTPMASLKGAITQNKNEITLYKNAPKFVPAGQSTQMIIGASPESDKKIIRLAESLYHKYELRRVFYSAYMPVKNTHKLLPTNDAPLLREHRIYQADWLMRFYGFSSGEILENEDDNLDLSMDPKCNWAIRNLHLFPIEVNKAPFEMLLRIPGVGVTGAKRIFDARKTAKLDFYNLKKLGIVLKRAKYFITCDGKMMEKTPFIPEYLKIRLTENGISEGYAQLSLFDNKPLIEKKEDVKCLAG
- a CDS encoding TIGR03915 family putative DNA repair protein, with product MSGGLGLTGVFDGTFDGLLCIVYSYYYDKNDFTDIESIEHFQQSLAPHIYIATDYEKAVKVQSAIAKKISPKAEYYAHNAFLSYEEDRFTAIYHYILKGFKEGRRIDEMLSDKDVFKVQSLAKNVGREAHLLTGFCRFAKTEGGIYYSVITPKCRVLPILSEHFSDRLKNQPWIIHDKTHHMASIYDCEDYIITSVPENANIELSENEELYKNLWKIFHKTIAIEERKNYKCQRTMLPLWYRKNMVEFEE
- a CDS encoding serine hydrolase domain-containing protein → MKAVDQKNKEIFEDYIRRIMEAYEATGVAVSIVDKDGSSLYENYFGYRDKENALPINEDTLFGLASVTKSFTCLAIMQLHEKGIIDIHAPVKDYIPEFKNENQETIKVWHLMSHTAGFFPLKRILIKEVAEEIGIDDSKEDYAYSEALAIEGVKRVAERMDKQINHTGLPGEYLSYSNDGYALLSDIIRRYGGEKSYAEYLNKNILKPLSMDRSSCEFAAPAADENASALYFHEKSVLTASRDFTNNAFVLMGGGAMKSTLSDLKKYVAMYINNGLSAEGKRVLGEEKIRELSKPKLYYKPFSYYGFGLATKYIDDISVSEHGGSLPGVSSNISFSPDIEKGVIVLCNTSNVPVYLIADAAMRLINGKHPIPEDIYKQTCWSKEMIAMAKGTYDSGEGSVIEVYEKEDTVGIKINGEEKETETVQPHMLLVKSKLSGSPLSLLIKDKKVWAIRFGGRIIPKAE
- a CDS encoding cupin domain-containing protein; this translates as MIRRKDNIGFIERPNLFGAGGVVKTFNLLSAEELSGAGRVFGINALSPGTGIGIHKHEGEQEAYYILKGEALYNDNGEEVILKAGDVAFCGDGESHGVWCHGEEELQLLALITYTK
- a CDS encoding Lrp/AsnC family transcriptional regulator, with translation MDDIDRRLVSLLADNSRISLHELSKKVFLSPPAVSSRIEKLEKSGVIKGYSLRLDLEKLGYSFVAYIELTMEPEQKEKFVDFISENPSVLECYHIAGAYSMLMKVCFDSSSKLYDFVGKLQKFGKTQTQIIFTNIIEARNPRP
- a CDS encoding aspartate ammonia-lyase produces the protein MSNTKRLESDSIGTLEIPKEAYYGVQSLRAKENFHITGRRMNPLMIVSLAEIKKAAAIANEEAGLLDEKIAKAMIQACDEIIEGKLHEEFIIDPIQGGAGTSANMNANEVVANRAIEILGGEKGDYSIVHPNDHVNMAQSTNDVYPTAGKLTVLKLIPRLLDELHRLSDALHEKAEEFDDVIKMGRTQLQDAVPIRLGQSFQCYSLAIARDIKRIDKVLNELRAINMGGTAIGTALNACPEYLETIVGRLKEVTGIEIVHAGNLIDSTQNLDGLVNISGTMKVCAVNLSKMGNDLRLLSSGPRTGFNEINLPAKQNGSSIMPGKVNPVIPEVVSQVAFNVIGNDMTITMAAEAGQMELNAFEPVIFYNMFEQIITLTGAVRTFTDNCIKGITANRERCKALVEGSVGIITAICPYIGYKKAADIAKTSLKTNEPVRDLILKEKLLTEEQLNKLLDPYAMTNPGGSVIDMISTAK
- a CDS encoding NAD(P)-dependent malic enzyme, whose product is MDYKALAVEAHKKWRGKISIEPKMELNTPQELAVAYTPGVAEPCLLIEKDESLSFELTGRANTVAVITDGTAVLGLGDIGPAAGMPVMEGKCVLFKAFGGVDAIPLCIDSKDTDDIVKTIKLLSKSFGGINLEDIAAPRCFEIEKRLKEDPEINIPIFHDDQHGTAIVTVAGLENAVKLVGKKKEETKTVISGAGAAGIAIAKLMMSAGYKNIVLCNSKGIVSRDREYPEGDLKEMSKITNPENLSGSLADALKGADIFVGVSKGNIVTKEMAQSMNKDAIVFAMANPIPEIMPDVAKEAGVAVMATGRSDFPNQINNVLVFPGVFRGAFDAGATDINDEMKLACAYAIASLIGDSERTAEYIIPGVFDKRVGETVAKAVREAAVKTGVIRK
- a CDS encoding helix-turn-helix transcriptional regulator, with product MKRRYHEEYKKLGLNIAYYRKEQGLSQIQLADKIDISRTHMSRIENSDCAMSLDVIFNIAKALNIPVNKLFDF